CGACCCCCTGGGCCGAGATAATATGCCCCAGATATTGGACTGATGGCAAAGCAAAAGAGCATTTTTCCAACTTAACTTCAAAGGGATAAGGTATTCTAATTTTACCATTGGAAGCTTTGTAAAAATATTCAAATACAATTGCTTGAAATATACTAACAATTTATTTCTGCATGGTGGATGACTAAAGTGGAATGAACAAAGTTAATATAGAGAAGCTAAAGTAAGTAAAAGAAAGTAACATCACTACTACGCCCACGCGCTATTAATCTTCCTGGATGGAACAAACCAGGCTTTGATATTCGCTGAAGTGCATGGGGTGCTCCTGTGTGGGATCTCTGCACTTGAGGGATCATCTTTGTTGGAAACCCCCACACGAAGCAAAACGAAGATGGGTGGGAGGCCACCCAAGGCCAACCGCTCTTCTTCGGGTCCCTTCCTTCTGGACTCGACCCGAGTTGTGCCCTCCAGATGGAAGGGGGCTTTGGCAGTCACCTCATTCTCATGCTCTCTATTCAATGACCGAATCTTGGAGGGATGACGAAGGATGGACTCGCGAAAGGAATGGGAGTGGCTACAGTATGGCTGTTCCCACACTTCACGCCCAGAAAATGGTGGCTGCCAAGGTTGAAGATGGTGGTGCAGAGACTCAAGCCGATGCCTCTTGGAGATAGTGGCGTAGCTCAAACCCTCAGTGAGTTCCTTCACTGCTTCCTCTTGAAGATAGATTCAGAAGATTCCACTGTCTGCAttttagccacttttggctttgtaatttCACTAATGTATTGAATGTAATgctttggccgcaaagccactttatgaatataaTAGCATTATTCTATTTTCAGATCACTCTTTAAATATTCGCGAAGCCTCAAAAATAGGCTCCAATTTGTTATTTCAAGAAAAGTTCAAAATAATCGAACTCTAAATGTACTCTATGGCGAAAGTGACTTGAATTCCACCAACTTTATTCCTTCGCGAGATAAGCTTGTTGCAAGCCGCTTACTCGGCCTTGGTATAGTGTTGCCCCCCCCTAGTCTTGCTAGGTGAGGCAAAGGGAACGAATATGAACCTCAAAAGCAGGCCTTTATAGATGGACTTCGCGAGTGTAGGGAGACTAAGGTTGCCCCCAAGTTTCGCGCGTGGGTGCTGTCTATGATTCCTCGGATTCCCAGATGCTGGGAAAGTACAAGTATCTGTGGACCAAGGTCCACCTGCACCAAGCCGAAAATCAGCGCCCGTCGGTCATGCAGAGTAATAGTAACGGGTGGTTATGCAGAGTAATAGTAACGGGTGGATATGAGTAATGGTAACGGGTGGATATGGGGTACTCCACATGGGAGGCACGTGATAGGGTTGGCTAAAGCCTAAAAGCGGATCTCGCCTCGATCGGTCTCTCCCTCGCTCTCAGTTACGACTTACGAGTTCCAAACACCAATAGTACGACCAAATACGTCCAGATTGAGGACCAAGCCCGCACACGCGCAGGGCGTTGGAACACCTTGACAGGCTCCTGCTCCCATTTCCCGAAACGTGCAAAGCTCATTTGCCACTTTCGGGGGACGCATATTCTCCCACATCGAAAGCGGGCAAATCTCCAATCCCAAAATAAGACGCCTCCACACGGCTCCACCTCCATATTAAGTGACTACTGTCTCCCGCCTAAACCCTATATATAAGCCCCTCACTCTGTAGATTCAACGCCTCAGTCCGTCTTCTTCTCCCCTCCTAAAAAATGAAGCGCCCTCCGAGCAACACCTTGTACGGCCTTTTTCGTTCCTTCCGAGAAAACAACCCGATTGATCACATCCCCTTACCGAACCTCCCGAGCTCTAACTTCGGTCATGGAAGTCGTCGACATCGGAAAAACTCCGTGTCCGGCGTAGCTCTCACTTCCTTCATCGAAGTCGACCCGAGCTCTCACTTCCCCATACAGCCAAAACCGGCTTCAACGGCTCGACCGGGCGTGGCCATCGGCGATTATGTGTTGGACTTGTCAGCAATCGCCGCCGCCGGTCTTTTCAACGGTCCGATCCTCAGAAACTCCGACTGCTTTTATCAGGTCCGTTGGTTCAGTAATCATGATTATTATATGCTGATTAATCCTGTAAAATTGATTGCTCTGTTTTTGGTTCTTAGCCTAATTTGAACAAGTTCTTGGCCTTGGGACGACCTGCTTGGAAGGAAGCACGTGCTACACTTCAGAAGCTACTTTCATGTATGCTGCAATCTTATCCTCGCTTAAGTTTGACCTCACTAAATTGATGATTAAGTTTAGTTTGGTTGATTAATGATGCAGCTACTGAGCCAACATTGCGTGACAATCAAAGTTTAAAGCAGGAATCACTTATTCCGTTGGTATGAGAAATCTATAATCCCGAAAATTACCTTATGTTTATTGCAACTTCCGCGTTTTGAATGCCACTTTTCTGTGTGTGTCCTTATGAATATGTAGAGCGAGGTGGAAATGCTGCTTCCTGTGGCGATTGGGGACTTTACAGACTTCTTTTCATCAATGGATCACGTACACGACTGCGGGGCCAAGATTAGTTATAAGGCAGGTCAGGCAATTCCACTGAAATGGTACGTGGGTTTAGGGTGTCACAGCACAGAAATTTATTCCTCTATCTTTGATCGTTTACAAATTGAACAGGTTTTATTTCGTGTTAGGTTGGACCTACCAATTGCATATCATGGACGAGCTTCGTCGATTGTTATCTCTGGAACTGACATTACTCGACCCAGGTCAATCAGAGAGGTGTCTCTTGAGACATTTTTACGTCCAAGGTGGGGTGTTGGACATTGCTCACTTGGTGGTAATGGTTCATTTCTGAAGAATTGGTAGTATATTAGTATTTTGAGGCTATATTTCTGGTGCACGATATTTGGTTTATAAGGAGGGTGATGGGAAAGTTAATTGTAACACTTAACGATCGGTTGTGCCTCCAATCACCTGTCGCATTTTTTAACTAACTTTTGAGTTTGGTGCTCACTCTTTTCCTGAAAGAGTGTGTATTTGAACCGTGATTAGGCTGGACTTCCCATCCATGTAGAAATTTCGTTCTGTCATCACTTACGAGTATTTTAGTCTTATATTTTACTCTTTCATGTGTTTTATCAGACAACCTCCAGGTGGTCTGCTATATTTTGGTCCCGCAACGAAACTAGATTTTGAGCTTAAAATGGTTAGCCTTATGCTATTACATTACTCTTTGATGCTGTCGAACTCATAAATTTGGTTCTTCTCATCGTTCATTATCATGTTGCTTGTAGGCTGCTGTAGTTGGTCCTGGAAATGAATTAGGGAATCCGGTGGATGTGAATGAGGCAGCAGATCACATTTTTGGACTTGTCTTGATGAATGGCTGGATTGGTATGCTTGCTTCATGTTTCTTTCAGTTCTTGTCCTTCATGTTCTACAGTTGGTTGTATTTGATAAGAAGTTGGTTTTCACAGCTAGAGATATCCAGGCAAAGGAATTTATTCCCAGTGTGCCTTTCCTAGGAAAAAGTTTTGGTAAGCACTGAAAACTATCACGCTCCATTCTTAAATTCCATGGATAAAGATACACTACTTGATTGGAGCACTGTGCTCAATCAAATGATTGCATGACTTTACTTTTATGTGTAAAATTGTGAATATTTAGGAACTACGATATCCACTTGGATAGTGACACTCGAAGCTCTAGAACCATTTTCCTGTGATCCTCCCAAAAAGGTGTTTCTCATATCTATTTGTTTTGGTGCATATCACCctaattttggttttgtgttgtaATTGTTGAAGCTGTGTTTCATGGTTCTTATATGATGTGTGCTCTGAAGTGCAGCACCCCCATCTATTGCCCATGTCGCTGAAAATATCTCCAAAAGCTATGACATAACATTAGAGGTACCCTCCCCGCTTGTTTCTTTCAGTCTTGTGAAGCACGTTCACAGTTTCTACTTTCCTTTTCCTATTCCGTTGCATTGTTTAGACGATGATCAAACTTCCTTTTAACTGCAAGGTTCGAATTAAACCAGATGGAGAGAGGCGCTCATCTGTGGTCACAAAGAGTAATTTCAACCACTTGTAAGGATTTCCTCTCTATTTACATCTTCAACAGTGTTTAGTTTTACAtgatacaagtcatacaactccTCTGTAGTAGTTTTCTTACTCGTGTACGAGTGTAGGGTATTTTCACTATTTTGTACGCACTACTGATCTTTCGGCCATCATAACACCTGGAACTGTGTTCCTTTTGTAAATATATGTTAATTATCTGCAACACATCTACAGAATTTGGACATTGCCTCAGCAGCTAGCACACCTTACCATCAATGGGTGCAACTTAAGGCCTGGAGATCTCTTTGGAACTGGGACCATCAGTGGACCTGTATGATTTCAGTTCATTTTCTGATATTATGAATTTAACAGATCCCTGTATTGCTTGAGTGAAGTTAATATATATCTTGTATCTGCCAATAGGAGCCAGAATCTTACGGAAGCTTGCTAGAGCTGACATGGGATAAGCCATTGTCATTAAACGGCGTTACTCGTGAATTTCTTGAAGATGGAGACGAAGTCATCATTACTGGTTTTAGCAAGGTTCTTGACCTTACATGCCCTTTTATTAACCTTGATATTTCTAATCGTCTTCACTATTAATAAAACGAAGGATGATCTTTTAgaaaaaatgaaagtaaaacAAACATTAGTGAAGTTATTAATATGTTCGAAAACATTTTTAAAACCTGTTTTGCTCTTTAAACTTCTTATCCTGCTATAATGATTGTTTTTGctcttcataattttttttttcaaaaggcACTTCATTTTCAGCACGTTTCTGATCTTTTTATCATGATTCATCGAGCTATGATGTTGTAGTATTTGCTTTTGTTCTCCTGAAGCAATTTATATTTCACATAATTACCGACTATCCTACTAGATTAAGGAACATTCTGATACTAGTAGAGTAGTAGGTCTAGTTGCAAAGATCCAACTATTGGCATCTAATTATTGTTATCCTTGCAGGGAAATGGCTACAAAGTAGGGTTCGGGAAATGCTCTGGAAAGATTGTTCCACCTCCTTGAGCACTTAGAAATGGCAAGATCAAATATAAACTTCATTGGAGCTCTCCCATTCATTGCACGCTGTAATTCCTTCCTATTGTTGTCTAAAATTGTACTATTTACTTCACTGCATAACATAATTCCTTTCTCATTGTTGTCTAAAATTGTACTGTTTACTTTCACTGCACTCCATAATTCCCTTGTCATTTATAGGTAGTTCTACTCAAACTCTTGGTGAATGCTTATGCTGTTTACTGACAATACATTTCATGATGGAATTTAAAGATCTAAAAATGATTTCCATGACCATACTGAAATTTGTTCTGGGCACAAATATAGCCTTTTCCCCCAattatccaaaaaagaaatatagGCTTTTGATTTCCTGCTTTGTATGTGGGTCACCTAAATTAACAGTCACGGAAAGACGGTGATTATGAGTGGTGACGCCACCCAGGCCAATATTACCCAGGCTGCGGTTCGAGTAATGAGGAGTTGGAAGGCGCTGTGCAAAAGAAAATGAGGAAAAAATCtttatttgagagagagagagagaaaaaagtcagtggggggggggggggtaaaatagacattttgcaGTGAAAGGGATGCCACATCAGCAAAATAATAGAGTTTTTGACGATGAGTTGACGGCAAGGACCAGATctgtgaaattagagag
Above is a genomic segment from Rosa chinensis cultivar Old Blush chromosome 3, RchiOBHm-V2, whole genome shotgun sequence containing:
- the LOC112193634 gene encoding fumarylacetoacetase → MKRPPSNTLYGLFRSFRENNPIDHIPLPNLPSSNFGHGSRRHRKNSVSGVALTSFIEVDPSSHFPIQPKPASTARPGVAIGDYVLDLSAIAAAGLFNGPILRNSDCFYQPNLNKFLALGRPAWKEARATLQKLLSSTEPTLRDNQSLKQESLIPLSEVEMLLPVAIGDFTDFFSSMDHVHDCGAKISYKAGQAIPLKWLDLPIAYHGRASSIVISGTDITRPRSIREVSLETFLRPRQPPGGLLYFGPATKLDFELKMAAVVGPGNELGNPVDVNEAADHIFGLVLMNGWIARDIQAKEFIPSVPFLGKSFGTTISTWIVTLEALEPFSCDPPKKVAAPPSIAHVAENISKSYDITLEVRIKPDGERRSSVVTKSNFNHLIWTLPQQLAHLTINGCNLRPGDLFGTGTISGPEPESYGSLLELTWDKPLSLNGVTREFLEDGDEVIITGFSKGNGYKVGFGKCSGKIVPPP